In Veillonellaceae bacterium, one genomic interval encodes:
- a CDS encoding DUF1232 domain-containing protein, producing the protein MDGDYVALSGVLKLWGLVKTVKNDALLLYYAWKHPGTPPFIKGMLVALMTYVISPVDVIPDYLPFIGIADDVMLIPAAVVFLTNMLPSSVRNECEVESFKWRKRMPWIFGVFIIFVIVWLVIAIVGLGHVISFISS; encoded by the coding sequence ATGGATGGTGATTATGTGGCTCTAAGCGGTGTATTGAAACTGTGGGGACTAGTTAAAACAGTAAAAAATGATGCATTGCTGCTTTATTATGCTTGGAAGCATCCTGGCACTCCGCCGTTCATTAAAGGGATGCTTGTGGCACTCATGACGTATGTTATCAGCCCGGTTGATGTAATTCCGGATTATTTGCCATTTATCGGAATCGCTGATGATGTTATGCTTATTCCTGCAGCAGTTGTATTCTTAACTAACATGCTCCCGTCCTCGGTTCGTAATGAGTGTGAGGTGGAGAGCTTTAAATGGCGAAAGCGTATGCCATGGATATTTGGAGTATTTATCATCTTTGTAATCGTGTGGCTGGTAATTGCGATAGTAGGACTTGGTCATGTAATTTCTTTTATAAGTTCTTAA
- a CDS encoding DNA topoisomerase III, with the protein MNKTLVLAEKPSVGRDLARVLNCNKKGNGWLEGDKYIVTWALGHLVTLADPEEYDDRYKAWRLEDLPMLPQELKLVVIKQTGRQFKAVKEQMVRKDVGEIVIATDAGREGELVARWIIEKANIRKPIKRLWISSVTDKAIKEGFNKLRPGKDYENLYASAVARAEADWLVGINATRALTCKYNAQLSCGRVQTPTLAIIAQREREIQNFQPKPYYGITAETGNVRLIWQDSKTKDTKTFDKEKCESIIRAITNAKAEVVAVEKAAKKSYAPQLFDLTELQREANRLFGYSAKETLGIMQKLYETHKVLTYPRTDSRYISSDIVDTLPERLKACSVGPYSKLAFKLLRLPLKANKHFVDNSKVSDHHAIIPTEQPVNLGAFNDKERKIYDLVVKRFLAVLYPPFEYEQTSIKAQIHNEIFVAKGKRVIAPGWKEVYNNEFTEDEQTDDIADQTLPIINKGDILNVTKLSLTEGKTKPPAPFNEGSLLSAMENPVKYMSGESEALKKTIGETGGLGTVATRADIIEKLFNSFLIEKKGKDVLITSKGKQLLELVPADLKSPALTAEWEQQLSAIAKGIVNKHDFINKMRGYARAVVNEIKNSQSQFKHDNITRTKCPECGKYLLEVNGKRGKMLVCQDRECGYRKGVAKVTNARCPNCHKKLELRGEGEGQIFVCSCGYREKLSAFNDRRKKETIGKASKSDVAQYMKKQKKQDDPFNPALAEALAKLKLK; encoded by the coding sequence ATGAATAAAACATTAGTATTAGCTGAAAAACCATCGGTTGGGCGAGATTTAGCCCGAGTTTTAAATTGTAATAAAAAAGGCAATGGCTGGCTCGAGGGTGATAAGTATATCGTCACTTGGGCACTTGGCCATCTAGTGACCTTGGCTGATCCCGAGGAATATGACGATAGATATAAAGCTTGGCGACTAGAAGATTTACCGATGCTGCCGCAAGAATTGAAACTTGTGGTTATCAAGCAAACTGGCCGCCAGTTTAAGGCTGTCAAAGAACAGATGGTACGAAAAGATGTAGGGGAAATAGTTATCGCGACTGATGCTGGCCGCGAAGGTGAGCTTGTCGCTCGTTGGATTATTGAAAAAGCTAATATCCGCAAGCCTATAAAAAGACTGTGGATTTCTTCGGTTACCGACAAGGCAATTAAGGAAGGTTTTAATAAGCTCAGGCCAGGCAAGGATTATGAAAACCTATATGCCTCAGCCGTAGCGCGGGCTGAAGCCGACTGGTTAGTTGGGATAAATGCTACCAGGGCGCTTACCTGTAAGTACAATGCTCAGCTGTCATGCGGCAGAGTCCAAACTCCAACTTTAGCAATTATTGCTCAGCGTGAGCGAGAGATTCAAAACTTCCAGCCCAAACCTTATTACGGTATAACGGCCGAGACAGGAAACGTAAGGTTGATTTGGCAAGACAGCAAGACAAAAGACACCAAGACATTTGATAAAGAAAAGTGCGAAAGTATTATTAGAGCAATAACCAACGCAAAAGCCGAAGTTGTTGCTGTCGAAAAGGCCGCTAAAAAAAGTTATGCGCCGCAGTTGTTTGATCTTACTGAACTGCAACGAGAGGCTAATCGTCTCTTTGGCTATTCAGCCAAAGAGACACTAGGTATTATGCAGAAGCTATATGAGACACATAAGGTTTTAACTTATCCGCGTACCGATTCCCGCTACATTTCTAGTGATATTGTCGATACACTGCCGGAAAGACTAAAAGCCTGCAGTGTTGGACCTTATTCCAAGCTGGCCTTTAAGCTATTACGGTTGCCGCTAAAAGCAAATAAGCATTTTGTTGATAACAGCAAAGTTTCAGACCACCATGCTATTATCCCAACTGAGCAGCCTGTAAATCTTGGCGCATTTAACGATAAAGAGCGAAAAATTTACGATCTGGTTGTTAAGCGTTTCTTAGCGGTGCTGTACCCCCCGTTTGAATATGAGCAGACATCAATAAAAGCTCAAATTCACAATGAAATATTTGTCGCTAAAGGCAAGAGGGTAATAGCTCCCGGTTGGAAGGAAGTCTATAATAATGAGTTCACTGAGGATGAGCAAACTGATGATATTGCAGATCAGACATTGCCAATTATAAATAAGGGCGATATATTAAATGTCACTAAACTATCGCTCACGGAAGGAAAAACTAAACCGCCGGCGCCGTTTAATGAAGGCAGCTTGCTATCGGCTATGGAAAACCCAGTAAAATATATGTCAGGTGAGAGCGAGGCGCTGAAGAAGACGATTGGCGAAACAGGCGGGTTAGGAACGGTGGCAACTCGCGCCGATATTATCGAAAAGTTGTTTAATAGTTTTTTAATCGAAAAAAAGGGTAAGGATGTGCTTATCACGTCCAAAGGAAAACAACTTCTTGAATTAGTGCCGGCAGATCTTAAATCACCCGCTTTAACAGCAGAGTGGGAGCAGCAGTTAAGCGCAATTGCTAAGGGTATAGTTAATAAACATGACTTTATTAATAAAATGCGCGGTTATGCCAGAGCAGTTGTTAATGAGATCAAGAACAGTCAAAGTCAGTTTAAGCACGATAACATTACTAGAACTAAATGTCCGGAATGCGGAAAATATCTGCTTGAGGTTAATGGTAAAAGAGGCAAAATGCTAGTTTGTCAAGATCGGGAGTGCGGCTACCGTAAAGGTGTTGCTAAAGTTACCAATGCCAGATGCCCAAACTGTCATAAAAAACTGGAATTGCGTGGCGAAGGAGAAGGTCAAATTTTTGTATGCAGCTGCGGATACCGAGAAAAGCTTTCGGCTTTTAACGACAGGCGTAAAAAGGAGACGATCGGTAAGGCATCGAAAAGTGATGTGGCTCAGTATATGAAGAAGCAGAAGAAGCAAGATGATCCGTTTAACCCGGCCCTAGCAGAAGCTCTGGCGAAACTAAAGCTAAAATAG
- the mutM gene encoding DNA-formamidopyrimidine glycosylase yields MPEIPEIETLRYQLQNKVVGKKITNAVVNRAKATNVTAAKLTSVLAGQQVISARRRAKQIILSFSNYSSLVTHLMLEGYLRLFYAGEEMDRRPSLLLQFESGEQLGFFKITLGYVHLVNTDNLSEIKELADLGPEPLDPDFTVSHFRQLLAKRKGMIKPLLMDQAFMAGIGNVYSNEILFCSRIRPDRKVKDISALEQERIFDCMKDILERAVKLGGVYEEKFAADDDLTGGFEPHLQVAYRADKPCYVCGGKIVTKRVGGRNAFYCPICQS; encoded by the coding sequence ATGCCTGAGATTCCGGAAATTGAGACGCTGCGATATCAGCTTCAGAATAAAGTTGTAGGAAAAAAGATAACTAACGCAGTAGTTAACAGAGCAAAAGCAACCAACGTAACGGCAGCCAAGTTAACAAGCGTACTTGCCGGGCAGCAAGTTATTTCGGCACGACGGCGGGCTAAGCAGATTATCCTTAGTTTTAGCAACTATTCTTCACTGGTTACTCATTTAATGCTTGAAGGTTATTTACGACTATTCTATGCTGGAGAAGAAATGGATAGACGGCCATCGCTGCTACTACAGTTTGAAAGCGGCGAACAGTTGGGCTTTTTCAAAATAACCCTAGGTTACGTTCATCTTGTAAATACAGATAACTTGTCCGAGATAAAAGAACTTGCTGACCTTGGGCCTGAACCGCTGGACCCGGATTTTACAGTAAGTCATTTCAGACAGCTGCTGGCAAAGCGCAAAGGGATGATAAAACCACTATTAATGGATCAGGCCTTTATGGCTGGGATTGGCAACGTTTACTCAAATGAGATACTGTTTTGCAGCCGTATTAGGCCGGATCGCAAGGTAAAGGACATATCAGCACTAGAACAGGAACGAATTTTTGACTGCATGAAAGATATACTTGAGCGAGCTGTAAAACTAGGGGGTGTATATGAAGAAAAGTTCGCCGCTGATGACGATTTGACGGGCGGGTTTGAGCCCCATCTTCAAGTTGCTTACCGCGCGGACAAACCTTGCTATGTTTGTGGGGGAAAAATCGTTACCAAACGGGTGGGGGGGCGAAATGCCTTTTATTGCCCAATCTGTCAGAGCTAA
- a CDS encoding TerC family protein, giving the protein MDISTGFISSLLAIVFIDLVLAGDNAIVIGMAARNLPKHLQKKAIFWGTFGAIGIRAISTVVVVWLLRIPALMIVGGLLLVWIAYNLMTEKKEHTNIAAPSSLRAAIQTIVIADGVMGLDNVMGVAGVAHGNITLVIIGMLITVPIIVWGSTMFIRLIERFPIIIYIGGAILAWTAGRMITGDPLLKTYFTPILALAVDIIVVAAVMGAAIMKKRQHA; this is encoded by the coding sequence ATGGATATCTCAACAGGATTTATAAGTAGTTTATTGGCCATAGTCTTTATTGATTTAGTTCTAGCCGGCGATAACGCCATTGTTATAGGCATGGCTGCCCGCAATCTACCGAAACATCTTCAGAAGAAAGCTATTTTCTGGGGAACCTTCGGCGCTATTGGTATCCGAGCCATCTCCACAGTGGTGGTAGTATGGCTGCTTAGGATTCCGGCGCTAATGATTGTCGGTGGTTTGTTGCTAGTCTGGATTGCCTACAACCTTATGACCGAGAAAAAGGAACATACCAATATTGCAGCGCCATCGAGTTTACGCGCCGCAATCCAAACAATAGTAATCGCCGATGGCGTCATGGGACTTGATAATGTTATGGGTGTTGCAGGTGTAGCCCATGGCAACATAACTTTGGTAATTATCGGTATGCTTATTACAGTACCTATCATCGTGTGGGGCAGCACTATGTTTATTCGCTTAATTGAGCGTTTCCCCATTATTATCTATATTGGCGGCGCTATTCTTGCTTGGACGGCCGGGCGAATGATTACAGGCGACCCGCTGCTTAAAACGTATTTCACTCCGATACTAGCCTTGGCTGTTGACATTATTGTTGTTGCCGCCGTAATGGGAGCTGCGATTATGAAAAAACGCCAGCATGCCTAA